From a region of the Luteibaculum oceani genome:
- the infB gene encoding translation initiation factor IF-2, giving the protein MSETKVKPARLSKVAKDCNVSLSTVVDFLGKKGVEIDAKPNTKLDPEHYEMVLKEFMPDLLVKQASKQETIARQPKETVALDYMEEKSKPEPEAETEAESTDDAKAEKADNPSEETTEEKAEVVQETVESTEEPAKEEPVAKAEPEVAKEEPKVEVEKVEEKVEEAKSVPKAAEVEKEPEVEAEAEAPAEAAAEEKQAPESNEEVADDGSGPRVVGKLDLANLNTKTRPSKKSREEILKEKKAGEKAFKEAQAKKEAERKVKEAEEAKQKAAEAESKKKEETPAKKEDDVIRAKVQKLSGPTVLGKMELPTKPEKKKADVKKVASSEDKAGNKKRKRKRINQPDQNQQRGRGGQGGNQRGGQRGKAREPKPELTEEQIQKEIKETLARLSSGGGKNKGAKFRRAKRDAISQKMEEEAAKKQAEQKILKVTEFVTVGEIASMMDVPVTQVISACMTLGIIAAINQRLDAETLTLICEEFGYKVEFVDAEETETVLEEEDNPDNLQPRSPIVTVMGHVDHGKTSLLDYIRSANVIAGEAGGITQHIGAYKVQLAHNEKEITFLDTPGHEAFTAMRARGAKVTDVAIIVVAADDAVMPQTKEAINHAQAAEVPMIFAINKIDKPGANPDKVREELAQMNILVEDWGGKFQCQEISAKQGTGIEELLDKVLLEAELLELKADPDKRAAGSVIESSLDKGKGYVVTMLVESGSMKVGDFILAGSQYGRIKAMHNERGQEVSVAGPSDPVSVLGLNGSVNAGDRFHIVEDEREAKQIAAKRQQLQREQGIRAQKHVTLDEIGRRLALGDFKELNLIVKGDVDGSIEALSDALLKLSNENIQVNIIHKAVGPISDSDVLLASASDAIIVGFQVRPNASAKKLAEKEEIEIRMYSIIYDAIAEIKDAMEGMLSPDIEERIVGTAEIRETFRISKVGVVAGCFVQEGKIVRNNKCRIIRDGIVIYEGNLGSLKRFQDDAKEVPRGMECGLNIDKFNDIKVGDIVESFEQVEVAKKL; this is encoded by the coding sequence ATGTCTGAAACTAAAGTAAAACCGGCGAGATTAAGTAAGGTAGCTAAGGATTGCAACGTATCTCTATCTACCGTCGTAGACTTCCTTGGAAAAAAGGGAGTGGAGATCGATGCTAAACCCAATACTAAGCTTGATCCGGAGCACTATGAAATGGTGCTTAAAGAGTTTATGCCGGATTTATTGGTGAAGCAAGCGTCTAAACAAGAGACTATTGCTCGCCAGCCAAAGGAAACGGTGGCCTTAGATTACATGGAAGAAAAATCTAAGCCAGAACCTGAGGCAGAAACAGAGGCGGAATCAACCGATGATGCTAAAGCTGAAAAAGCAGATAACCCATCGGAGGAAACAACTGAGGAAAAAGCTGAGGTTGTGCAGGAAACTGTTGAAAGCACTGAGGAACCAGCAAAGGAAGAGCCAGTTGCAAAAGCAGAACCTGAAGTCGCTAAAGAAGAGCCTAAAGTAGAGGTTGAAAAGGTTGAAGAAAAGGTTGAAGAAGCTAAATCTGTACCTAAAGCAGCCGAAGTAGAAAAAGAGCCAGAAGTTGAAGCAGAGGCTGAAGCCCCTGCAGAAGCAGCAGCAGAGGAAAAGCAAGCTCCAGAAAGCAATGAGGAGGTGGCAGATGATGGATCTGGTCCTCGCGTTGTAGGGAAATTAGATCTTGCTAATCTCAATACGAAAACACGTCCTTCTAAGAAAAGTAGAGAAGAAATTCTCAAAGAAAAGAAGGCTGGAGAAAAAGCATTTAAAGAGGCTCAAGCTAAGAAAGAGGCGGAACGCAAGGTAAAAGAGGCCGAAGAAGCTAAGCAAAAAGCTGCTGAGGCTGAATCCAAGAAAAAGGAGGAAACCCCTGCTAAAAAGGAGGACGACGTAATTAGAGCTAAGGTTCAAAAATTATCGGGTCCAACTGTCTTAGGTAAAATGGAGCTTCCTACTAAACCTGAGAAGAAAAAGGCCGATGTTAAAAAGGTGGCTTCTTCTGAGGACAAGGCTGGTAATAAAAAGCGTAAGCGCAAGCGTATTAACCAACCAGACCAAAACCAACAAAGAGGTAGAGGTGGACAAGGTGGAAACCAAAGAGGTGGACAACGCGGTAAGGCGAGAGAGCCGAAACCAGAGCTTACCGAAGAGCAAATCCAAAAAGAAATTAAGGAAACCCTAGCTAGATTAAGTTCTGGTGGAGGGAAGAATAAAGGAGCAAAATTCCGGAGAGCAAAAAGAGATGCTATTTCTCAAAAAATGGAGGAAGAAGCAGCTAAAAAGCAAGCGGAACAAAAAATTCTTAAGGTTACAGAATTTGTAACAGTAGGTGAAATTGCTTCCATGATGGATGTTCCCGTTACACAGGTAATTTCTGCTTGTATGACCTTGGGGATCATTGCTGCTATTAACCAAAGACTCGATGCTGAAACCCTTACTTTAATTTGTGAGGAGTTCGGTTACAAAGTTGAGTTTGTGGATGCAGAGGAAACTGAAACCGTATTAGAAGAAGAGGATAACCCGGATAACCTACAACCTCGTTCACCAATTGTAACGGTGATGGGTCACGTAGATCACGGTAAAACTTCGCTTCTTGATTACATCCGTTCTGCGAACGTAATTGCTGGTGAGGCGGGTGGAATTACCCAGCACATTGGTGCATACAAAGTACAACTTGCCCACAACGAAAAGGAAATTACTTTCCTTGATACTCCTGGTCACGAAGCGTTTACCGCCATGCGTGCCCGTGGTGCAAAGGTGACTGACGTTGCAATTATTGTTGTAGCAGCGGATGATGCTGTGATGCCACAAACTAAGGAAGCAATCAATCACGCGCAGGCGGCTGAGGTTCCTATGATCTTTGCAATCAACAAGATTGATAAGCCAGGTGCTAATCCAGATAAAGTTAGGGAAGAACTAGCTCAGATGAATATCCTTGTTGAGGACTGGGGTGGTAAGTTCCAATGCCAAGAAATTTCTGCTAAGCAAGGTACTGGTATCGAAGAATTACTAGATAAAGTACTTCTAGAGGCGGAATTACTTGAACTTAAGGCAGATCCAGATAAAAGAGCTGCAGGTTCAGTTATCGAATCTTCACTTGACAAAGGAAAAGGTTACGTTGTAACGATGCTTGTGGAATCTGGTTCAATGAAAGTTGGAGACTTTATCCTTGCTGGATCTCAGTATGGTAGAATTAAAGCAATGCACAACGAACGTGGACAAGAGGTTTCAGTAGCTGGTCCTTCAGATCCCGTTTCAGTGCTCGGTCTTAACGGTTCAGTAAATGCTGGAGACCGTTTCCATATTGTTGAAGACGAAAGAGAAGCGAAACAAATTGCGGCTAAACGTCAACAACTTCAGAGAGAACAAGGTATCCGTGCTCAGAAACACGTTACCCTTGATGAAATCGGAAGACGTCTTGCACTTGGAGACTTTAAGGAACTTAACCTTATCGTTAAAGGGGATGTGGATGGTTCTATCGAGGCCCTTTCAGATGCATTATTGAAGTTATCAAATGAGAATATTCAAGTAAATATTATTCACAAAGCAGTTGGACCAATCTCCGATTCTGATGTACTTCTTGCTTCTGCTTCTGATGCGATTATCGTTGGTTTCCAAGTTAGACCTAACGCATCGGCTAAGAAATTGGCGGAGAAGGAAGAAATCGAAATCAGAATGTACAGCATTATCTATGATGCCATTGCAGAAATTAAGGATGCGATGGAAGGAATGTTGTCTCCTGATATTGAAGAAAGAATTGTTGGTACTGCAGAAATTAGAGAAACCTTTAGAATCTCTAAAGTGGGTGTTGTTGCCGGATGTTTCGTTCAAGAAGGTAAGATTGTTAGAAATAATAAGTGCCGCATAATTAGAGATGGAATTGTGATTTACGAAGGAAACCTTGGTTCTCTTAAGCGATTCCAAGACGATGCTAAAGAAGTACCACGTGGTATGGAGTGTGGTCTTAACATCGATAAGTTCAACGATATTAAGGTGGGCGATATAGTTGAAAGCTTCGAACAAGTCGAGGTTGCTAAAAAGCTGTAA
- the nusA gene encoding transcription termination factor NusA produces MSLNLVESFADFKDNKNINKEKLQALLEDVFRSMLKKKYGSDDNFDIIINSDRGDLEIWRNREIVEDGAVEDENTQIAYSEAIKIEEDFEVGEEVSEPIDIEKFGRRNILSLRQNLVARIMDLEKDDIYQHYSERVGEIVAGEVYQVWKREVLLLDDDGVELILPKSEQIQKDYFKKGDTIRAVVAKVEMRNNNLRVILSRTAPDFLERLFEQEVPEVMDGLITIKNIVREPGERAKVAVESYDDRIDPVGACVGMKGQRIHGIVRELHNENIDVINYTNNVSLYITRALSPAKISSITVNEEDKTADVFLSPDQVSLAIGKGGHNIRLASKLTGYQIDVYRENDDNEDVDLEEFADEIDGWILDELKAVGCDTAKSVLELSVEDLVKRTDLEEETVMEVFRILEEEFK; encoded by the coding sequence ATGAGCTTAAATTTGGTTGAATCCTTTGCGGATTTCAAGGACAACAAGAACATAAACAAAGAAAAGCTACAAGCTTTACTTGAGGATGTTTTTAGATCTATGCTTAAAAAGAAGTATGGGTCGGATGACAACTTTGATATCATCATTAACAGTGATCGCGGTGATCTAGAAATTTGGAGAAACCGTGAAATCGTTGAAGATGGTGCTGTGGAAGATGAGAATACGCAAATCGCATATTCTGAAGCGATAAAAATCGAAGAAGATTTCGAGGTAGGCGAAGAAGTTTCTGAACCTATCGATATCGAAAAATTTGGAAGAAGAAATATTCTCTCACTAAGACAAAATTTAGTGGCGAGGATTATGGACCTTGAAAAAGACGATATCTACCAGCACTATTCTGAAAGAGTTGGAGAAATTGTTGCAGGTGAAGTTTATCAAGTTTGGAAAAGAGAGGTGCTACTTTTAGATGATGACGGAGTAGAGCTTATCCTTCCAAAATCGGAGCAAATCCAAAAAGATTATTTCAAGAAAGGCGATACCATTAGAGCGGTTGTTGCTAAGGTTGAAATGAGAAACAATAACCTCCGTGTAATTCTATCTAGAACAGCCCCAGATTTCCTTGAGCGTCTGTTTGAACAAGAGGTACCAGAGGTTATGGATGGATTAATTACCATCAAAAATATCGTTCGTGAGCCAGGAGAAAGAGCTAAGGTAGCTGTAGAATCCTACGATGATAGAATTGATCCTGTTGGTGCCTGTGTAGGTATGAAGGGACAGCGTATTCACGGTATCGTTCGCGAATTACATAACGAGAATATTGATGTAATTAATTATACAAATAACGTTAGCCTTTATATTACTAGAGCGCTTAGCCCCGCTAAGATTTCTAGTATAACGGTAAACGAAGAAGATAAAACAGCTGATGTTTTCCTTTCACCAGATCAAGTTTCACTTGCTATTGGTAAAGGTGGACACAACATTCGTCTGGCTTCTAAATTAACGGGTTACCAAATTGATGTGTATCGTGAAAACGATGACAACGAAGACGTTGATCTAGAAGAATTTGCAGATGAAATTGACGGGTGGATCTTAGACGAATTAAAGGCAGTAGGATGCGATACTGCAAAAAGTGTTTTAGAGCTATCTGTTGAAGACCTCGTTAAAAGAACCGATCTGGAAGAGGAAACGGTTATGGAGGTTTTCAGAATTCTTGAAGAAGAGTTCAAATAA
- the rimP gene encoding ribosome assembly cofactor RimP, translating to MISLEAIKKVIQPTLEEYNLYLVDMHAGNGNNFKIEVDSLEGFKIEHCVKINRAVEAVFDRDVEDYALEVTSPGLDQPFKVPQQYHKNIGREVELVLSNGEKRVGTLKEVSETGITIEKTERKKIEGTKKKEWVTTTSVFEFKEIGKAFVKLSF from the coding sequence ATGATAAGCCTAGAGGCAATCAAAAAAGTTATACAGCCGACATTAGAGGAATACAACCTGTACCTGGTAGATATGCATGCAGGTAATGGGAATAACTTTAAGATAGAGGTAGATAGTTTAGAGGGGTTTAAGATAGAACATTGTGTAAAAATCAATAGAGCGGTAGAGGCCGTTTTCGATCGCGATGTTGAAGATTACGCACTTGAAGTTACATCACCTGGTTTGGATCAGCCATTTAAGGTGCCTCAACAATATCATAAAAATATTGGAAGAGAAGTAGAGCTAGTTTTAAGCAATGGCGAGAAACGTGTAGGCACCCTTAAGGAGGTATCGGAAACTGGAATTACCATTGAGAAAACGGAAAGAAAAAAAATAGAGGGCACAAAAAAGAAGGAGTGGGTAACCACAACGAGTGTTTTCGAGTTTAAAGAAATAGGAAAAGCTTTTGTTAAGCTAAGTTTTTAA
- a CDS encoding toxin-antitoxin system YwqK family antitoxin, protein MKNFLGFLSLFILTSSVFAQTQSYIDYWNYDKKIPKSKGQYLKGEKHGKWVYFYKEGVPREELNYHMGILNGEAKNFYPNKELKSIGYFYYGSQDSLFKSFYKDGQIASSGFFDNNEKIGAWEYFYPNGQLRKIGKYEAGNKSAKMVKSFTPDGKPLVVSGSGIHKDYTADGAVFELIGYKNGIEHGDYMQYYPNGDVHIKGMYNEGKKHGEWIAYFSDKTVKSKYGYKNGVLHGVCLEYFKPNVMNFKGEYDNGSKTGLWTWNYPNGKIEMKGSFLNDERHGKWEYFYPNGQISSTGSFEVGLKEGTWVYYFKDGQKEMEGDYLVDEKSGTWTYWYENGNKFQEGDYTAGTEDGMWESWFENGQLKDKGSFSKGIITGSWEGFHDNGKKRYESTWAEGVKNGPWKRYSENGKLLEEGNFKSGKKEGVWKTYDEKSGNLLTEGAYKEDLKTGTWKYYAPHGTLVMEQSFKNGELNGVSKEYNAKGVITSKKEFQNNKLDGEVLIYEKGKATSKMEYKDGKLINREILTEK, encoded by the coding sequence ATGAAAAATTTTCTCGGTTTTCTCTCATTATTTATCCTTACAAGCTCGGTTTTTGCACAAACGCAATCCTATATAGACTACTGGAATTACGATAAAAAAATTCCCAAGTCTAAAGGCCAGTACCTAAAGGGTGAAAAGCATGGGAAGTGGGTTTATTTCTATAAAGAGGGGGTGCCCCGCGAGGAGTTAAATTACCACATGGGGATTCTTAATGGAGAGGCTAAGAACTTTTATCCTAATAAGGAACTAAAGTCCATTGGGTATTTTTATTACGGTTCTCAGGACAGTTTGTTTAAGTCTTTTTACAAGGATGGTCAAATAGCCTCATCTGGATTCTTCGATAACAACGAAAAAATTGGGGCCTGGGAATATTTCTATCCCAATGGTCAACTACGAAAAATTGGGAAATACGAGGCGGGTAATAAGTCGGCTAAGATGGTAAAGAGTTTTACCCCCGATGGTAAACCTTTGGTTGTTTCGGGAAGTGGAATTCACAAGGATTACACAGCGGATGGTGCAGTTTTCGAACTTATTGGCTACAAAAATGGAATTGAGCATGGCGATTATATGCAGTACTACCCCAATGGGGATGTGCATATAAAAGGAATGTACAATGAAGGGAAAAAGCATGGTGAGTGGATTGCTTATTTCTCGGATAAAACCGTTAAAAGCAAGTATGGCTATAAAAACGGGGTGCTACACGGAGTGTGCCTTGAGTATTTTAAGCCAAACGTTATGAATTTTAAAGGTGAGTATGACAATGGCTCAAAAACTGGACTTTGGACTTGGAATTACCCGAATGGAAAAATCGAAATGAAAGGGAGCTTTCTCAACGACGAACGCCATGGGAAGTGGGAGTATTTTTACCCTAACGGGCAGATTTCTTCTACCGGAAGTTTCGAAGTTGGATTAAAGGAAGGCACATGGGTGTATTACTTTAAAGATGGTCAGAAGGAAATGGAAGGCGATTACCTAGTAGATGAAAAGTCTGGAACTTGGACGTACTGGTACGAAAATGGCAATAAATTTCAGGAGGGTGACTACACTGCAGGAACCGAAGATGGTATGTGGGAATCTTGGTTCGAAAATGGCCAATTAAAAGATAAGGGCTCTTTTAGTAAAGGAATAATCACGGGTAGCTGGGAAGGATTTCATGATAATGGCAAAAAGCGCTACGAAAGCACCTGGGCAGAAGGAGTTAAAAACGGACCATGGAAACGATATTCAGAAAACGGTAAGCTTTTAGAGGAAGGAAATTTTAAGTCTGGAAAAAAGGAAGGAGTTTGGAAAACCTACGATGAAAAATCTGGTAACCTTTTAACCGAGGGAGCATACAAGGAGGATTTAAAAACGGGTACTTGGAAGTATTATGCACCCCACGGAACCTTAGTTATGGAGCAGTCATTTAAGAATGGGGAACTAAATGGTGTAAGTAAGGAGTATAACGCTAAGGGGGTAATAACCTCGAAAAAAGAATTCCAAAACAACAAACTGGATGGCGAGGTCTTAATTTACGAAAAGGGAAAGGCTACCTCGAAGATGGAGTACAAAGATGGTAAGTTAATTAACCGAGAAATTTTGACTGAAAAATAA
- a CDS encoding M61 family metallopeptidase: MKKLIFLFSLCAMCLSSFSQGVEKYRVKLDLSNVVNDELEVEITVPKVTKDVVEFQMPKIVPGTYSISDFGRFITRLDAYDTTGNPIAIKKLGVNRWEIRNAQRLKTFRYRIEDSFDTKLDNVIFEPAGTNFEEGKNFVLNNFGIIGYLSDMKNYPYEVEIRKPKKLYGASSLPQKMISPDKDIWLAKDYFHLHDNPIMYCEPDTATIPVGNCEVLISVYSPNKILTADAVKENVGATLEAQRKYLGGILPVDKYAILIYLFDGASLSGSAGALEHSTSTVFSFPEGDPEQLASSIRDVTAHEFFHIVTPLNIHSEQIHNYNFIEPKMSKHLWMYEGCTEYAAQHVQVKYDLMSEEDFLDVMRQKMLVASVYNDTLPFTKMSKHVLDKYENQYGNVYQKGALIGMCLDILLLEKSNGEMDLQQLMRTLAKEYGAHKPFEDEKLFEIIGEKTYPEIQAFLETYVGGPAQLPFAEILNKVGVEYAAEKEVSKITFGGISLGYNIEKQLIQVNGLDNANDFAKKIGFKTGDLLYKLNGEELTPTAFQDVYNRFVKETQEGDKIEITVLRKKKDDFKEKTLKAKAQKVNTMERHYVKMMENPSEEQLKLRKAWLTAKE, from the coding sequence ATGAAAAAACTGATTTTCCTATTTAGTTTATGTGCTATGTGTCTTAGTTCCTTTTCTCAGGGAGTTGAGAAGTATAGAGTTAAACTGGATTTAAGCAATGTGGTAAACGACGAATTAGAGGTAGAAATTACGGTTCCTAAAGTTACCAAGGACGTGGTAGAGTTTCAAATGCCTAAAATCGTTCCGGGAACCTACTCCATTTCTGATTTTGGAAGATTTATTACCCGCCTAGATGCCTATGACACCACCGGAAACCCTATAGCGATTAAAAAACTAGGGGTTAACCGTTGGGAAATTAGAAACGCACAACGACTGAAGACTTTCCGTTACAGAATTGAAGATAGCTTTGACACCAAATTGGACAATGTAATTTTTGAGCCTGCAGGAACCAATTTCGAAGAGGGCAAAAACTTTGTTCTCAACAACTTTGGTATCATCGGATACCTAAGTGACATGAAAAACTATCCCTACGAAGTAGAGATTAGAAAGCCGAAAAAACTTTACGGAGCTTCTTCGCTTCCCCAAAAGATGATATCTCCAGACAAGGACATCTGGCTAGCTAAAGATTATTTTCACCTGCACGACAATCCAATAATGTATTGCGAACCAGATACGGCTACCATTCCGGTTGGTAATTGCGAAGTATTAATTTCTGTTTACTCGCCTAACAAGATTCTAACCGCTGATGCTGTAAAGGAAAACGTTGGAGCGACATTAGAGGCGCAGAGAAAATATTTAGGTGGCATACTTCCAGTAGACAAGTATGCAATCTTAATTTACCTTTTTGATGGAGCTTCACTCAGCGGTTCGGCAGGAGCCTTAGAACACAGCACATCAACGGTATTTAGTTTCCCGGAAGGAGATCCCGAACAGTTAGCATCTAGCATTAGAGATGTAACCGCTCATGAGTTTTTTCATATAGTTACTCCCCTTAATATCCACTCTGAACAAATTCATAACTACAATTTTATTGAGCCGAAGATGTCTAAACATCTATGGATGTACGAGGGTTGTACCGAATACGCTGCGCAACATGTGCAAGTAAAGTATGACTTAATGTCTGAGGAGGATTTTCTTGATGTAATGCGTCAAAAAATGCTAGTTGCATCGGTTTATAACGACACCCTTCCTTTTACAAAAATGAGTAAACACGTACTGGATAAGTACGAAAATCAATACGGAAATGTATACCAAAAGGGTGCTTTAATTGGGATGTGTCTGGACATATTACTTTTAGAAAAATCTAATGGTGAAATGGACCTTCAGCAATTAATGCGAACACTTGCCAAGGAGTATGGAGCTCATAAACCTTTTGAGGATGAGAAGCTTTTTGAAATTATTGGAGAAAAAACTTACCCAGAAATTCAAGCTTTCTTAGAAACATACGTGGGTGGACCTGCACAACTTCCATTTGCTGAAATTCTAAATAAAGTTGGGGTAGAATATGCTGCCGAAAAAGAAGTGTCTAAAATAACTTTTGGCGGTATTTCTCTAGGTTACAACATTGAAAAGCAACTTATTCAAGTTAACGGATTGGACAACGCGAATGATTTCGCTAAAAAGATTGGTTTCAAAACAGGAGATCTTCTTTATAAACTAAACGGAGAAGAACTTACGCCTACTGCTTTCCAGGATGTATACAATCGCTTTGTTAAAGAAACCCAGGAAGGTGATAAAATAGAGATCACGGTGTTAAGAAAGAAAAAAGATGACTTTAAGGAAAAAACCTTGAAAGCTAAAGCTCAGAAGGTAAACACCATGGAAAGGCATTATGTAAAAATGATGGAAAATCCATCCGAGGAACAACTGAAACTAAGAAAAGCTTGGTTAACCGCTAAAGAATAA
- a CDS encoding M48 family metalloprotease, which translates to MKLKQSITLIFIALLTLGACKKKDGGSPGFNLFSIEDDKRFGAQMDSTILASPNEYPVLSKNAYPQAYSYLENMRDKLLNSGQVTYKDEFDWEVKIIRDDETLNAFCTPGGYIYIYTGLIKYLDAEYELAGVLGHEMAHADLRHSTSQLTQQYGISALLGIVLGNNPGLLAEISAKLLFLKFNRNDEAQADDFSVRYMCPTDYQADGAAEFFAKLIAEQQAGGQPEFLSTHPNPENRVEDIRAKRQELGCEGTATYDQEYAAFINSLP; encoded by the coding sequence ATGAAATTAAAACAAAGCATAACTCTCATTTTCATTGCATTATTAACCCTTGGTGCCTGTAAGAAAAAAGATGGAGGATCACCGGGTTTTAACCTATTCTCTATAGAAGACGATAAACGTTTTGGCGCCCAAATGGATTCAACGATTTTGGCAAGCCCCAACGAATACCCAGTTCTGAGCAAAAACGCATATCCACAAGCATACAGCTATTTGGAAAATATGCGTGATAAACTACTAAATAGTGGTCAAGTAACGTACAAGGATGAATTTGACTGGGAAGTAAAAATCATTCGAGATGATGAAACCCTGAACGCCTTTTGTACTCCAGGTGGATATATATACATATACACCGGTTTAATAAAGTACTTGGATGCCGAATACGAATTAGCTGGAGTGCTGGGTCACGAAATGGCGCATGCCGATTTGCGTCATTCTACATCTCAACTTACACAACAGTATGGAATTTCGGCTTTATTGGGGATCGTGTTGGGAAATAACCCGGGATTATTGGCCGAAATTTCAGCCAAGTTACTTTTTCTAAAGTTTAATAGAAATGATGAGGCGCAGGCGGATGATTTTTCGGTACGCTACATGTGTCCAACAGATTATCAAGCCGACGGGGCAGCGGAATTCTTTGCCAAGTTAATCGCAGAGCAGCAAGCCGGAGGGCAACCAGAGTTCCTTTCCACTCACCCTAACCCAGAGAATCGCGTGGAGGATATAAGAGCCAAAAGGCAAGAGTTGGGTTGTGAGGGCACTGCAACTTACGATCAGGAGTACGCCGCATTTATTAATTCATTACCATAA